A portion of the Aphelocoma coerulescens isolate FSJ_1873_10779 chromosome 1, UR_Acoe_1.0, whole genome shotgun sequence genome contains these proteins:
- the CREG1 gene encoding protein CREG1 produces the protein MASSAAVWGATSVSSAGRGAMARLLLLCAASGLLLAAVAAIPPPEEAARMARYVLHSCDWGALATLSAQEGLRGRPFANIFSLSDGPPGPCGGSGVPYLYLTDMEISVQDLEVNSNASLTVSLAQTPYCRKHRYDPQNPLCAHIIFVGSIVKVNDSEAGLAKKALFSRHPEMESWPKDHNWFFAKFNITNIWVLDYFGGLKIVTPEEYYSVKP, from the exons ATGGCTTCTTCCGCGGCTGTGTGGGGAGCGACGTCCGTGTCCTCAGCTGGCCGGGGAGCGATGGCGcggctgctgcttctgtgcgCTGCGTCGGGGCTGCTGCTGGCGGCCGTCGCGGCCATCCCGCCGCCCGAGGAGGCGGCGCGCATGGCGCGCTACGTCCTGCACAGCTGCGACTGGGGCGCGCTGGCCACGCTGTCGGCGCAGGAGGGACTGCGCGGCCGCCCCTTCGCCAACATCTTCTCCCTCAGCGACGGCCCGCCCGGGCCCTGCGGCGGCAGCGGCGTCCCCTACCTGTACCTGACCGACATGGAGATCTCCGTGCAGGACCTGGAG GTCAATTCAAATGCCTCCTTGACTGTGTCTTTGGCACAGACTCCTTACTGCAGGAAGCACAGATATGATCCCCAGAACCCCCTCTGTGCCCACATAATCTTTGTTGGGAGCATTGTAAAG GTGAATGATTCAGAAGCAGGCTTAGCAAAAAAAGCATTATTCAGTCGCCACCCTGAAATGGAAAGTTGGCCCAAGGACCATAATTGGTTCTTTGCCAAATTCAACATCACCAATATTTGGGTCCTGGATTACTTTGGTGGATTGAAAATTGTGACACCAGAAGAGTATTACAGTGTCAAGCCTTAG